In one Culex quinquefasciatus strain JHB chromosome 2, VPISU_Cqui_1.0_pri_paternal, whole genome shotgun sequence genomic region, the following are encoded:
- the LOC6050065 gene encoding transformer-2 protein homolog beta, with protein MVFSRSPSRTPPRSYRKHRSDRKDRRSHRRSSRHRRHRRSVSTFSGSSSGCSSCYNRHRSPLPEKDRPVDPPPSTCLGVFGLSNYTQEADLRTVFGRFGLIEKVQIVYDAKTKASRGFGFVYFVNLEDASAAKVQCNGMVMHERTIRVDYSVTERPHTPTPGIYMGEREDRRRRKHRSSYSYRGRSYDDDYHHGRSRRSSSRSHRRHRRSRHRHHRRRRSHSRSFSRSRSWSNSSRD; from the exons ATG GTTTTTTCTCGCAGCCCGAGCCGTACTCCCCCGCGCAGCTACCGGAAGCACCGCAGCGACCGGAAGGATCGTCGAAGCCACCGGCGCAGTTCTCGGCACCGACGCCACCGACGCAGTGTCAGCACCTTTTCGGGCTCGTCGTCCGGTTGTTCCTCGTGCTACAATCGCCACCGGTCACCGCTGCCGGAAAAGGACCGTCCGGTTGATCCGCCGCCGTCGACCTGTCTCGGCGTGTTTGGCCTCAGCAATTACACCCAGGAGGCGGACCTGAGGACCGTGTTTGGCCGGTTCGGATTGATCGAGAAGGTGCAGATCGTGTACGATGCCAAGACGAAGGCGTCCCGCGGGTTCGGATTCGTGTACTTTGTCAACCTGGAGGACGCTTCCGCAGCCAAGGTGCAGTGCAACGGAATGGTAATGCACGAGCGAACCATCCGGGTGGACTATTCCGTTACGGAGCGACCCCACACGCCCACGCCGGGGATTTACATGGGCGAGCGGGAGGATCGACGACGCCGGAAGCACCGGAGTTCGTACAGCTATCGGGGAAGGAGTTATGA TGACGACTACCATCACGGACGTTCCAGGCGCAGTTCGTCGCGATCCCATCGGCGCCACCGCCGCTCTCGGCACCGTCACCACCGCCGTCGTCGAAGCCATTCCAGAAGCTTTTCGCGCAGCCGATCCTGGTCGAATTCCTCCCGGGATTAA